CGCCGCTCCGGCCGGCCCCGCGAGGACCCGGCGGCCCGGTCCGTCGTCGTGTCCCATCGCCCAGGTGTACCGCCCCGCGACGGCCGGGGCGAGGCGTTTTCGGGGCCGGGCGGGGTGACACGGTCGGGGACCCGGCCAGGCGGTAACCTCAGGCGTCATCCCGACCCCCGAACCGAGGAGGGCCCGTGTCGGCAGGGCAGATCGCCGCGTTGATCGCCGCAGGAGCATTCGTGGTGCTGGTCGTCCTGCTGGCGATCCCGCTGATCAAGCTCGGCAAGACGCTGGACGCGGCCACCGAGGCGATCGAGCGCACCAACAGCAACACCGACCCGCTGCTGATCGGCGCGAACCAGACGATCACCCACGTGAACACCCAGCTGGAGCGGGTGGACGGGATCACCGCGAACGCGCAGGCGGTCACGGGCAACGTCTCCGCGCTGACGTCGGTGTTCACCGCGACGCTGGGCGGCCCGCTGGTCAAGACCGCGGCGCTGTCCTACGGGCTCAGCAAGGCGATCAGGGCGCGCAAGAAGAAGAGCGCCCTGAAGGCCGCGAGGAAGGCCGGCAAATGAGGCGGCTGTTCTGGCTCGGCGTCGGCGTGGTCGCCGGCGTCGCGCTGTCCCGCAAGGCCGCCGAAACCGCTCGTCAGGCCACCCCGGCCGGGTTAGCATCGAACCTCGGGGACGCCGTGCGCGAGCTGGCCGGCGCCGTCGGTTCGTTCGGCGCCGAAGTGCGCGCGGGCATGAACGAGCGGGAACAGGAGCTGCACGACATGGTCGAGGAGCGGACGGGCGTCACGGCGCCCCGCGCCGAGGGACGGCACGCGGCCGCCCGGCGCCCGGTCCGGCGAGCTCGCCGGGCGGAGGCCTGATCCGGGCCCGCCCGGACCCCTCCGCCGTCGACGTCGACCCCTTCTCCGCCACCAGCACGAGGACTGACCCGTGGACACACACGAAATCACCGATCGTTTCCTGCGCCATTTCGAGGGCAAGGGGCACACGCGCGTGCCCAGCGCGCCGCTGATCCTCGACGACCCGAACCTGCTGTTCGTCAACGCCGGCATGGTGCAGTTCAAGCCGTACTTCCTCGGTGAGGCGCCGCCGCCGTACCCGCGCGCGACCTCCGTGCAGAAGTGCGTGCGCACGCCGGACATCGACGAGGTCGGCAAGACGACCCGGCACAACACGTTCTTCCAGATGGCCGGCAACTTCTCCTTCGGCGACTACTTCAAGGAAGGCGCCATCGAGGCGGCCTGGGAGCTGATCACCAAGCCCCAGAGCGACGGCGGCTTCGGCCTCGACCCGGACCGCATCTGGGCGACCGTCTACGAGGACGACTCCGAGGCGGCCGGCCTGTGGCGCAAGCTCACCGGCTTGCCCGGCGAGCGCATCCAGGCGCGCGACATGGTCGACAACTTCTGGTCGATGGGCATCCCCGGCCCCTGCGGCCCGTGCTCGGAGATCTACTACGACCGCGGCCCGGAGTACGGCCGCGAGGGCGGCCCGGTCGTCGACGAGGACCGCTACATCGAGATCTGGAACCTGGTGTTCATGCAGAACATCCGGGGCGAGGGCAGCGGCAAGAAGGACTTCCCGATCCTCGGCGAGCTGCCCGCGAAGAACATCGACACCGGCATGGGCGTCGAGCGCGTGGCGACGATCCTGCAGGGCGTCGAGAACGTCTACGAGACCGACCTGGTGCGCCCGGTCATCGGCCGCGCGGAGGAGTTCTCCGGCCGCCGCTACGGCAGCAACCACGCCGACGACGTCCGCTTCCGGGTCATCGCCGACCACGCCCGCACCGGTGTCCTGCTGATCGGCGACGGCGTCACCCCGGGCAACGACGGCCGCGGCTACGTGCTGCGCCGGCTGCTGCGCCGCATCGTCCGGTCCACGCGCCTGCTGGGCGTGCAGGAGCCGGTGCTGCAGGAGTTCGCGAAGGTCGTGCGCGACACCATGGGCCCGACCTACCCCGAGCTGGTCGAGGGCTTCGACCGGATCAACGAGGTCGTCCGGATCGAAGAGGAGGCCTTCCTCTCGACCCTGACCTCCGGTTCGCGCATCTTCGACCTCGCGGCCGAGGAGACCAAGCGCGGTGGCGGGGACGTCCTGGCCGGTGACAAGGCTTTCCAGCTCCACGACACCTACGGCTTCCCGATCGACCTGACGCTGGAGATGGCGTCGGAGCAGGGCCTGACCGTCGACGAGGACGGCTTCCGCACGCTCATGAACGAGCAGCGCACCCGCGCGAAGGCGGACGCGGCGTCGCGCAAGACCGGCCACGGCGACCTCTCGGAGTACCGGAAGGTCCTGGAGCAGCACGGCGAGACCGAGTTTCTCGGCTACACCGACCTGCAGGCCGAGGCCAAGGTCGTCGCGCTGCTCGAAGCCGGGCAGCCGGTCCGCAGCGTCGCCGCGGGCAAGAAGGCGGAGCTGGTCCTCGACCGGACGCCGTTCTACGCCGAGAGCGGTGGCCAGGTCGCCGACACCGGCGTGCTGC
This window of the Amycolatopsis balhimycina FH 1894 genome carries:
- a CDS encoding DUF948 domain-containing protein; this encodes MSAGQIAALIAAGAFVVLVVLLAIPLIKLGKTLDAATEAIERTNSNTDPLLIGANQTITHVNTQLERVDGITANAQAVTGNVSALTSVFTATLGGPLVKTAALSYGLSKAIRARKKKSALKAARKAGK
- the alaS gene encoding alanine--tRNA ligase, which translates into the protein MDTHEITDRFLRHFEGKGHTRVPSAPLILDDPNLLFVNAGMVQFKPYFLGEAPPPYPRATSVQKCVRTPDIDEVGKTTRHNTFFQMAGNFSFGDYFKEGAIEAAWELITKPQSDGGFGLDPDRIWATVYEDDSEAAGLWRKLTGLPGERIQARDMVDNFWSMGIPGPCGPCSEIYYDRGPEYGREGGPVVDEDRYIEIWNLVFMQNIRGEGSGKKDFPILGELPAKNIDTGMGVERVATILQGVENVYETDLVRPVIGRAEEFSGRRYGSNHADDVRFRVIADHARTGVLLIGDGVTPGNDGRGYVLRRLLRRIVRSTRLLGVQEPVLQEFAKVVRDTMGPTYPELVEGFDRINEVVRIEEEAFLSTLTSGSRIFDLAAEETKRGGGDVLAGDKAFQLHDTYGFPIDLTLEMASEQGLTVDEDGFRTLMNEQRTRAKADAASRKTGHGDLSEYRKVLEQHGETEFLGYTDLQAEAKVVALLEAGQPVRSVAAGKKAELVLDRTPFYAESGGQVADTGVLLGDGVELKVLDVQKIVPGLFVHRVEVTEGEVGLDTKLTGSVDAHRRLSVERSHSATHLVHAAVRGAYGKRAAQAGSLNSPGRMRFDFTTPGSVSADVLTEVEQEVNDYLQTNVEVQSFTTTKDKALELGAVALFGEKYGNDVRVVDMGEYSRELCGGTHVDRIGQLGLVKLVSDASIGSGVHRVEALVGTDALKYVRKEQLLVSQLANTFKVPSDQLPARIEDVLTRLKNAEKEIAQLKTQQVLGSTGALADKAVDVNGVSVVAEVVPDVDGNGLRALASDIRGRLGSRPGVVALFSPAGDKLSFVVATTKAAQEKGIAAGKLVPSFAEKIGGRGGGKPDMAQGGGTNPAGAAEAVTALRSAIAGIG